One window of candidate division WOR-3 bacterium genomic DNA carries:
- a CDS encoding zinc-binding dehydrogenase, with product MKAIIFEESVPKYFLTKILGKLNKSFYYSFFSCTKLTEIKEPEIPGGKYLKIKTIYGGICGSDINLITLKDSPTLSPYSSSPFVIGHENVGIVYEKSEDAQNFKKGDRVIVDPVLSCRAKEIENLCENCKKGEYSRCLNFSEKGKLSEGIIIGACRNTSGSWSEYFIANEFQTFKIPEEISDEDAILIDSFCSALHPVIRNFPDDTDKVLIIGAGTIGICAVYALRALLSKSKIFVLAKYEFQAEKIKDFAEVIYLKEDYLKKFAEITDSKILKPILGKEFLNSGFDIIFECTGNKNMIENSLRWIKPGGKIVLIGTFGIFSFIDLTLLWFKEAKLIGTNSSSTENYLNERKRCYEIAIDLLKNKKISLKNLLTHKFKIEDYKKAIEANLNKGKYKLIKSAFIFK from the coding sequence ATGAAAGCAATAATCTTTGAAGAAAGCGTCCCAAAGTATTTTTTAACTAAAATTCTTGGTAAATTGAATAAATCATTTTATTATTCATTTTTTTCCTGTACCAAACTTACAGAAATAAAAGAGCCTGAGATACCAGGGGGAAAATATTTAAAAATAAAAACAATTTATGGTGGAATATGTGGAAGTGATATAAATTTAATCACTTTAAAGGACTCACCTACCCTATCACCTTACTCTTCTTCTCCTTTTGTTATAGGGCATGAAAATGTTGGAATTGTTTATGAAAAAAGTGAAGATGCTCAAAATTTTAAAAAGGGAGATAGAGTTATAGTTGACCCTGTTTTATCATGCAGGGCAAAGGAAATAGAAAATTTATGTGAAAACTGTAAAAAGGGTGAATATTCAAGATGTTTGAATTTTTCTGAGAAAGGTAAATTAAGTGAAGGAATTATAATAGGGGCATGCAGAAACACCTCTGGTTCTTGGAGTGAATATTTTATTGCAAATGAATTCCAGACTTTTAAAATACCTGAAGAAATCTCAGATGAAGATGCAATTTTAATTGATTCTTTCTGTTCTGCCCTTCACCCGGTTATAAGAAATTTTCCAGATGATACTGATAAAGTTTTGATTATAGGTGCAGGAACAATAGGAATTTGTGCGGTTTATGCTTTAAGGGCACTTCTTAGTAAATCAAAAATTTTTGTTTTAGCAAAGTATGAATTTCAAGCAGAAAAGATAAAGGATTTTGCAGAAGTTATATATTTAAAAGAAGATTATTTAAAGAAATTTGCTGAAATAACAGATTCAAAAATTTTAAAACCAATTTTAGGAAAAGAATTTTTAAATTCAGGATTTGATATAATTTTTGAATGCACTGGAAATAAAAATATGATAGAAAATTCTTTGAGATGGATAAAACCTGGTGGAAAAATTGTTTTAATAGGAACATTTGGAATTTTTAGTTTTATTGATTTAACATTACTCTGGTTTAAAGAGGCAAAACTTATAGGAACAAATTCTTCAAGCACTGAAAATTATTTAAATGAAAGAAAAAGATGCTATGAAATTGCCATTGATTTATTAAAAAATAAAAAGATAAGTTTAAAAAATCTTTTAACCCATAAATTTAAAATAGAGGATTATAAAAAGGCAATTGAGGCAAATTTAAATAAGGGGAAATATAAACTTATAAAATCAGCATTTATCTTTAAATAA
- a CDS encoding 7-carboxy-7-deazaguanine synthase QueE, whose product MNNLPVSEIFESIQGEGPFIGKRAVFLRLAFCNLRCSFCDTDYTWKGKIIYKRMSLKEIEEKILKYNINHIVITGGEPLLWEKFFFPLVENLLAKRFLIEVETNGTIESFLPQDVHFNVSPKLSNSGEPYGKRIKINVLKSFNEREKAIFKFVIKKEEDIYEVLDLKEKLGIDKRRIYLMPESKNIKELMERKRMVFELSKKYGFKFSDRLHILMGVR is encoded by the coding sequence TTGAATAATTTACCAGTTTCAGAAATTTTTGAATCAATTCAGGGTGAAGGACCTTTTATAGGTAAAAGGGCAGTTTTTTTAAGGCTTGCCTTCTGTAATTTAAGGTGTTCCTTCTGTGATACTGATTATACATGGAAGGGAAAGATTATATATAAAAGGATGAGTTTAAAGGAAATTGAAGAAAAAATTTTAAAATATAATATTAATCATATTGTAATTACAGGAGGGGAGCCTCTTTTGTGGGAAAAATTTTTTTTTCCTCTTGTTGAAAATCTTCTTGCCAAAAGATTTTTAATAGAGGTTGAGACTAATGGTACAATAGAAAGTTTTTTACCTCAAGATGTTCATTTTAATGTATCTCCAAAACTTTCTAATTCAGGTGAGCCTTATGGAAAGAGGATAAAGATAAATGTTTTAAAAAGTTTTAATGAGAGGGAAAAAGCAATTTTTAAGTTTGTAATAAAAAAAGAGGAAGATATATACGAAGTTCTTGATTTGAAAGAAAAGTTAGGAATAGATAAAAGGAGAATATATCTAATGCCAGAGTCAAAAAATATTAAGGAATTAATGGAAAGAAAAAGGATGGTTTTTGAATTATCAAAAAAATATGGTTTTAAATTTAGTGATAGACTTCATATTCTAATGGGTGTAAGATGA
- a CDS encoding 6-carboxytetrahydropterin synthase gives MPWILKKRIKREIGHMLFNYEGKCNFPHGHTFWIEVEVLFDKLDEIGMGMDFEELERIIKEIFPDHVFFKHEKDERVKDIKGVINLPFNPTCENLSKWAYYKLKERGLNVKSVKIEETPFSQAIYFE, from the coding sequence ATGCCCTGGATTTTAAAAAAAAGAATAAAAAGGGAAATAGGTCATATGTTATTTAATTATGAAGGGAAATGTAATTTTCCCCATGGTCATACTTTCTGGATAGAAGTTGAAGTTTTATTTGATAAACTTGATGAAATTGGAATGGGAATGGATTTTGAGGAACTTGAAAGGATAATAAAGGAAATTTTTCCTGATCATGTTTTCTTTAAACATGAAAAGGATGAAAGAGTAAAGGATATAAAGGGAGTTATAAATTTACCCTTTAATCCAACCTGTGAAAATCTTTCAAAATGGGCATATTATAAATTGAAGGAAAGGGGGTTGAATGTTAAATCAGTTAAGATAGAGGAAACCCCCTTTTCACAAGCAATTTATTTTGAATAA
- the rpmI gene encoding 50S ribosomal protein L35 gives MPKLKSKKTAKKRFKLTKKGKVKYYHAFHSHLAGSKNAKRKRRLRKPDYLKGSDEKRIRRLIDV, from the coding sequence ATGCCAAAGTTAAAATCAAAAAAAACAGCAAAAAAAAGATTTAAATTAACAAAAAAAGGGAAGGTTAAATACTATCATGCTTTTCATTCACATCTTGCAGGAAGCAAAAATGCTAAAAGGAAAAGGAGGTTAAGAAAACCTGATTATTTAAAAGGATCAGATGAAAAGAGAATAAGAAGACTGATTGATGTATAA
- the infA gene encoding translation initiation factor IF-1 — protein MAKKGVIRMEGTVQEVLPNTMFRVKLDSGPLVLCHLSGKMRLNFIKILPGDRVVIELSPYDLTRGRIIYRKS, from the coding sequence ATGGCAAAAAAGGGTGTAATAAGAATGGAGGGAACTGTTCAGGAAGTTTTACCTAATACAATGTTCAGGGTTAAGCTTGATTCAGGTCCCCTTGTTTTATGTCATCTTTCAGGTAAGATGAGGCTGAATTTTATAAAGATATTGCCTGGTGATAGAGTTGTGATAGAGCTTTCTCCCTACGATCTTACAAGGGGAAGGATAATTTACAGAAAGTCTTAA
- the map gene encoding type I methionyl aminopeptidase, whose product MIILKSREEIENIKKASKIVAKVLYDIEEYIKPGISTKKLNDIIDRMIRKMGGFPAFLGYKGYPASSCISINEEVVHGIPSENKILEEGSIVKIDVGVNKNGFFGDGAKTYKVGKVNGKLDKLLQVTEKALYAGIEKARAGNRVGDIGFEIQSLVECEGFSVVRELAGHGVGHYLHEEPIIPNYGKRGEGPLLKKGLVIAIEPMVNMGTHEVKVLRDKWTIVTLDGKPSAHFEHTVLIDDEPVILTTLD is encoded by the coding sequence ATGATAATCTTAAAATCAAGAGAAGAGATAGAGAATATAAAAAAAGCATCAAAAATAGTTGCAAAGGTTCTTTATGATATAGAAGAGTATATAAAACCCGGAATATCGACAAAAAAGTTAAATGATATAATTGACAGGATGATAAGAAAAATGGGAGGCTTTCCAGCATTTCTTGGCTATAAGGGTTATCCTGCCTCTTCCTGTATTTCTATAAATGAGGAGGTTGTTCATGGAATACCCTCTGAAAATAAGATTTTAGAAGAAGGAAGTATTGTTAAAATAGATGTGGGTGTTAATAAAAATGGGTTTTTTGGAGACGGAGCTAAAACATATAAGGTGGGAAAAGTAAATGGTAAATTAGATAAATTGCTTCAGGTTACTGAGAAAGCCCTTTATGCAGGGATTGAAAAGGCAAGAGCGGGTAACAGGGTAGGTGATATTGGTTTTGAAATCCAGAGTTTAGTCGAATGTGAAGGTTTTAGTGTTGTAAGAGAACTTGCGGGTCACGGAGTTGGACACTATCTACATGAGGAGCCAATTATTCCTAATTATGGTAAAAGAGGAGAGGGCCCTTTATTAAAAAAAGGGCTTGTTATTGCAATTGAGCCTATGGTAAATATGGGTACCCATGAAGTTAAGGTCTTAAGAGATAAATGGACTATTGTTACGCTTGATGGAAAGCCTTCTGCTCATTTTGAGCATACTGTTTTGATTGATGATGAGCCTGTTATTTTAACTACATTGGATTAA
- a CDS encoding adenylate kinase, translating into MRVLFLGPPGAGKGTQAKKISEDYNIPVIATGDLLRDNVKRGTELGKLAKKYMDEGTLVPDEIMLKIVEEAIRDLNEFILDGFPRTIPQAEGLDIILKKLNKSLTHVIYFDVDDEEIIRRLSSRRVCPKCNRIYNLIFNPPEKDEVCDECDVKLITRDDDKEEVIRKRLSVFRENTYPLVDYYKKRGILHVIDGKGKAEEIESKIKEIFL; encoded by the coding sequence ATGAGAGTTTTATTCCTTGGACCACCCGGAGCAGGTAAAGGAACACAGGCAAAGAAAATATCAGAGGATTACAATATTCCTGTAATTGCAACCGGTGATCTTTTGAGAGATAATGTTAAAAGAGGGACTGAGCTTGGAAAACTTGCTAAAAAATATATGGATGAGGGAACCCTTGTTCCTGATGAAATTATGTTGAAAATTGTTGAAGAAGCTATAAGAGATCTAAATGAGTTTATTCTTGATGGATTTCCGAGAACAATACCTCAGGCAGAGGGTCTTGATATTATTTTAAAAAAATTAAATAAAAGTTTAACTCATGTTATATATTTTGATGTGGATGATGAGGAAATAATAAGGAGGCTTTCTTCAAGAAGGGTTTGTCCAAAGTGTAATAGAATTTACAATCTTATTTTTAATCCACCAGAAAAAGATGAAGTTTGTGATGAGTGTGATGTTAAATTGATTACAAGAGATGATGATAAGGAAGAAGTTATAAGAAAAAGACTAAGTGTTTTTAGAGAAAACACATATCCCCTTGTTGATTATTACAAAAAAAGAGGAATTCTTCATGTAATTGATGGAAAAGGAAAAGCGGAAGAAATAGAGAGTAAAATTAAAGAAATTTTTCTATGA
- the secY gene encoding preprotein translocase subunit SecY has product MASEPAIERIKNLFKIKDLKERFLFTAIVLIIFRLGTHIPIPGIDTRALGELFAQQLRGSFLGLFDLFVGGALSRASILGIGIMPYISASIIFQILTTSVPYLEKIQREGEAGRRRIEQWTRYLTVLVAAIQSFGISSLLTRFTSPSGLPIVPHPGIGFTLLTVITLSAGAVFCMWLGEQITDRGIGNGASLLIFVGSLDTVPQEVFQTFGLLKNGAISLAAIIFAGAILFLITYAIVFMNLSSRKIPVQYARRIIGRKVYGGASTHLPLKMTTAGVMAIIFAQSLMILPYSLGSFFPQLQDIMIYTQLFNPGHLLYDLVYGILIIFFNYFYTAVILNPKDIADNLQKFSGFIPGVRPGDKTAEYIDNVLKRILLPGGIFIALIAILPYYISKITNVPFYFGGTRLLIIIGVAQDTLQQIESHLLTRQYEGLLQKGRFRGRRG; this is encoded by the coding sequence ATGGCATCTGAACCTGCAATTGAGAGGATTAAAAATCTTTTTAAAATAAAGGATTTAAAGGAAAGATTTTTATTTACTGCTATTGTTCTTATAATTTTCAGACTTGGAACCCATATTCCTATTCCCGGGATTGATACAAGAGCCCTTGGAGAACTATTTGCCCAGCAATTAAGGGGTTCTTTCCTTGGTCTTTTTGATTTGTTTGTTGGTGGTGCTTTATCAAGAGCTTCTATTTTAGGTATTGGAATAATGCCTTATATTTCTGCTTCAATTATATTCCAGATTTTAACTACTTCTGTTCCTTATCTCGAAAAAATTCAGAGAGAAGGAGAAGCAGGGAGAAGGAGGATAGAGCAATGGACAAGATATTTAACAGTTTTAGTTGCTGCAATTCAATCTTTTGGAATTTCTTCGCTTCTAACAAGATTTACTTCTCCCTCAGGACTACCGATTGTTCCACATCCTGGAATTGGTTTTACTCTTTTAACAGTTATTACACTTTCAGCAGGAGCAGTTTTTTGTATGTGGCTGGGTGAACAGATTACAGATAGGGGTATAGGAAATGGGGCTTCCCTTTTAATTTTTGTGGGTTCCCTTGATACAGTTCCACAGGAAGTATTTCAGACTTTTGGGCTTTTAAAAAATGGAGCAATATCCCTTGCAGCAATTATATTTGCAGGTGCTATATTATTTTTAATCACCTATGCAATAGTTTTTATGAATTTATCCTCAAGAAAAATTCCTGTTCAGTATGCAAGGAGAATAATTGGAAGAAAAGTTTATGGAGGAGCCTCAACTCATTTACCCCTTAAAATGACAACTGCTGGTGTAATGGCAATAATTTTTGCCCAGAGTTTAATGATTTTACCCTATTCACTTGGTTCCTTTTTTCCGCAATTACAGGACATTATGATATACACCCAGCTTTTCAACCCAGGACACTTACTTTATGATTTAGTTTATGGAATTCTTATAATATTTTTTAATTATTTCTATACAGCAGTAATTCTAAATCCAAAAGATATAGCTGATAACTTACAGAAATTCTCAGGTTTTATTCCTGGAGTTAGACCTGGAGATAAAACTGCTGAATATATTGATAATGTTTTAAAAAGGATACTTCTTCCCGGAGGAATTTTTATAGCCCTTATTGCTATTTTGCCTTATTATATTTCAAAAATTACAAATGTTCCCTTTTATTTTGGTGGGACAAGGCTTTTAATAATAATAGGTGTTGCACAGGACACGCTTCAGCAGATAGAATCCCATCTTTTGACAAGACAGTATGAAGGTTTATTACAGAAAGGTAGATTCAGAGGAAGAAGAGGTTAA
- the rplO gene encoding 50S ribosomal protein L15 — protein MLDLSKLKPAKGSVKKRKRVGRGIGSGHGKTSGRGHKGAKSRSGKEKGPEFEGGQMPIYRRLPKVGFNNPFAEKYEVINIRDLVRKFKEGEEATYEEMEKRRLLRKNLKVKLLSKGEINFPLKVYVHKASKKAIEKICKAGGEVKFIN, from the coding sequence ATGCTTGATTTAAGTAAATTAAAACCTGCAAAAGGTTCTGTTAAAAAAAGAAAAAGAGTTGGAAGAGGTATTGGTTCAGGTCATGGTAAAACTTCAGGTAGAGGTCATAAGGGAGCAAAATCAAGGTCAGGTAAGGAAAAAGGGCCAGAATTTGAAGGAGGACAGATGCCCATTTACAGAAGGTTACCAAAAGTAGGTTTTAATAATCCTTTTGCTGAAAAATATGAAGTTATAAACATAAGGGATCTTGTGAGAAAATTCAAAGAGGGTGAGGAAGCAACCTATGAAGAGATGGAAAAAAGGAGACTTTTGAGAAAGAACTTAAAAGTTAAACTTCTTTCTAAAGGGGAAATTAATTTCCCTTTAAAGGTCTATGTTCATAAGGCTTCAAAAAAGGCAATTGAAAAGATTTGTAAAGCTGGGGGAGAGGTTAAATTTATAAATTAA
- a CDS encoding ATP-binding protein, giving the protein MGRLPPPFKIFIIYLIIGGFWIIFSDKITYLIFREPDLYLLVQHFKGIFYILTSGIIFMFIINFYFKRLEEEKEKLESIIKNSPLAIFISEDSKIIFLNPSLLKILGYSEEEIKEKKLEDLISKEEIENFKSKSKETLEGKINNFSSKFLRKDGEIIDVEIWQIKLKIKNKKKLLNICVDITEKLKLIEEKEKLKEYYYEISKTEAIGKIASGIVHDFNNLLTAIYGFSELSLMEIGEKHPVSNNLKEIINLVERGSNLTRNLLVFSKRINPEFMPLNLKEIVPDFVKILKRVIGEKIKIEIGLDENLWYIYGDRTNIEQVIMNMATNARDAMLPEGGVFKIKAENKIIDDKKFVCITFEDTGKGISEENKTKIFDDFFTTKERGTGLGLYICENIVKKHNGFIKLESEVGKGTKFFVYFPAYFYKKETEGIEEKYKVEINGKNRKVLILEDEEDIRNILSKLLTSHNFEVFSLSTAREAEKLLEKNIKFDIVLSDHGLPDKSGMEICEKIKNKIPEAKIILITGYIDAVLKEKTLKEKGFHLIFKPFTPSEVLDLIKTISL; this is encoded by the coding sequence ATGGGAAGATTACCTCCCCCTTTTAAAATTTTCATCATATATTTAATCATAGGGGGATTCTGGATAATTTTTAGCGATAAAATTACATATTTAATTTTCAGAGAACCTGATTTATATCTATTGGTTCAGCATTTCAAAGGAATTTTCTATATATTAACAAGTGGAATAATTTTTATGTTTATCATAAATTTTTATTTCAAAAGATTAGAAGAGGAAAAGGAAAAATTAGAATCAATTATTAAAAATTCACCCCTTGCAATATTTATTTCTGAAGATTCCAAAATAATATTTTTAAACCCCTCTCTTTTAAAAATTCTCGGATATTCTGAAGAAGAAATTAAAGAAAAAAAATTAGAAGATTTAATATCAAAAGAGGAAATTGAAAATTTTAAGAGCAAGTCAAAAGAGACTCTTGAAGGAAAGATAAATAATTTTTCATCAAAATTCCTTAGAAAAGATGGTGAAATTATAGATGTAGAAATCTGGCAAATTAAACTTAAAATTAAAAATAAAAAGAAACTCCTTAATATATGTGTTGACATTACTGAAAAATTAAAATTAATAGAAGAAAAAGAAAAATTAAAAGAATATTACTATGAAATCTCAAAAACGGAAGCAATAGGTAAAATAGCAAGTGGAATAGTCCATGACTTTAACAATTTACTTACAGCCATTTACGGTTTTTCAGAACTTTCCCTGATGGAAATAGGAGAAAAACACCCAGTTTCTAATAACCTTAAAGAGATAATAAATCTTGTTGAAAGGGGTTCAAATTTAACAAGAAATTTACTTGTTTTTTCAAAAAGGATTAACCCCGAATTTATGCCTTTAAATTTAAAGGAAATAGTGCCAGATTTTGTTAAAATTTTGAAAAGAGTTATAGGAGAAAAAATAAAAATTGAAATAGGTTTAGATGAGAATTTATGGTATATTTATGGAGACCGCACAAATATAGAACAGGTAATAATGAATATGGCAACAAATGCAAGGGATGCAATGCTTCCAGAAGGTGGTGTTTTTAAAATAAAAGCAGAGAATAAAATTATAGATGATAAAAAATTTGTATGTATTACCTTTGAGGATACAGGAAAAGGAATTAGTGAGGAAAATAAAACCAAAATTTTTGATGACTTTTTTACAACAAAAGAAAGAGGGACAGGGCTTGGGCTTTATATATGTGAAAATATTGTTAAAAAACACAATGGATTTATTAAGTTAGAAAGTGAAGTAGGAAAAGGAACAAAATTTTTTGTTTATTTTCCTGCTTATTTCTATAAAAAAGAAACCGAAGGAATTGAAGAAAAATATAAAGTTGAAATAAATGGAAAAAATAGGAAAGTTTTAATTTTAGAAGATGAAGAAGATATAAGAAACATTTTATCAAAACTATTAACTTCTCATAACTTTGAAGTTTTCTCCCTGTCAACTGCAAGGGAAGCAGAAAAATTGTTAGAAAAAAATATCAAATTTGATATAGTATTATCTGACCATGGATTACCGGATAAAAGTGGAATGGAGATTTGCGAAAAAATTAAAAATAAAATTCCAGAAGCAAAGATAATCTTAATTACAGGATATATAGATGCTGTTTTAAAAGAAAAAACATTGAAGGAAAAGGGATTTCACCTTATTTTTAAACCTTTTACCCCGAGTGAAGTGCTTGATTTAATAAAAACAATATCCCTTTAA
- the rpmD gene encoding 50S ribosomal protein L30 yields MKEKYLKIKQIKSRIGANWRAKRTLLALGLKKIGQVVIKKDTPQIRGMIDKVKYLVEVEEIEEKSSKN; encoded by the coding sequence ATGAAGGAGAAATACTTAAAAATTAAACAGATAAAATCAAGAATCGGTGCTAACTGGAGAGCAAAGAGAACGCTTTTAGCTTTAGGATTAAAGAAAATAGGACAAGTTGTTATTAAAAAAGATACACCCCAGATAAGGGGGATGATAGATAAGGTTAAGTATCTTGTTGAGGTTGAAGAGATAGAGGAGAAAAGTAGCAAAAATTAG
- the rpsE gene encoding 30S ribosomal protein S5: MEEERTLIENIISLSRVAKVVTGGRRFKISAWVAVGDGDGRVGIGHGKATETPDAIAKALKKAKKNMIKVPIINGTIPHPVIGKVGAAKILLKPAGPGTGLIACHTVRAILEAAGYKNVLTKSLGSSTPCNLAQATMDALSQLKDPREVAKKRGLPLSRVTRKFMIS, encoded by the coding sequence ATGGAAGAAGAAAGAACCCTTATTGAAAATATAATAAGCCTTTCCCGTGTTGCAAAAGTTGTAACAGGTGGAAGGAGATTTAAAATATCCGCCTGGGTTGCTGTGGGTGATGGAGATGGTAGAGTGGGAATAGGTCATGGAAAAGCTACTGAAACTCCTGATGCAATTGCTAAGGCTTTAAAAAAGGCAAAAAAGAATATGATAAAGGTTCCGATTATAAACGGAACAATTCCCCATCCGGTTATAGGTAAAGTTGGTGCTGCCAAAATTCTTTTAAAACCAGCTGGCCCTGGAACAGGTCTCATTGCCTGCCACACAGTTCGTGCAATTCTTGAGGCTGCAGGGTATAAAAATGTTTTAACAAAATCACTTGGTTCAAGCACACCCTGTAACCTTGCTCAGGCTACTATGGATGCTCTTTCACAGCTAAAAGACCCGAGAGAAGTTGCAAAGAAAAGAGGTTTGCCTCTTTCAAGAGTTACAAGGAAATTTATGATTTCTTAG
- a CDS encoding DUF2905 family protein, whose translation MKIFEEFFKFFIFLGFFFIGIGFIFYLLSKIETIKSIPKLPLDIVIEKENFKFYFPLGSSILLSIILTLILNIFFRFLKK comes from the coding sequence ATGAAAATTTTTGAGGAATTTTTTAAATTTTTTATTTTTTTAGGATTTTTCTTTATAGGAATAGGATTTATTTTTTACTTACTTTCAAAGATTGAAACAATAAAAAGTATTCCAAAACTTCCCCTTGATATAGTAATTGAAAAGGAAAATTTTAAATTTTATTTCCCTCTCGGTAGTTCTATTCTCCTTTCAATAATTTTAACACTTATTTTGAATATCTTCTTTAGGTTCTTGAAAAAATGA
- the fmt gene encoding methionyl-tRNA formyltransferase, producing the protein MFEGKFIFFGTGEFAAKVFVSMLKNGLKPDVIVTSPDKPQGRGLKVTPPPVKELAIQHGIKKERIFQPYDVNHPALLSELKKFEPEVILLTDFGQILGKELLSLPKNGAINLHPSLLPKYRGAAPLERAMMDGEKETGFTFFIMDEGIDTGKIIYQEKIEIGEKTRGEIESIIAEKAISIFPEIYSKYKKGEIKPKPQKGESSYAKKIEEDELWIYWKKDAFLVMRHIHALSPNPGARTHFDGKYIKIYRVREVPDYNGPIGKIIVDSSRLFVLCGKGAVEILELQPSGKKKMSASEFVQGYHPFWAE; encoded by the coding sequence ATGTTTGAAGGTAAATTTATATTTTTTGGTACAGGTGAATTTGCTGCCAAGGTATTCGTTTCAATGCTTAAAAATGGATTAAAGCCTGATGTTATTGTTACTTCCCCTGATAAACCTCAGGGGAGAGGTTTAAAGGTTACACCTCCACCGGTTAAGGAACTTGCTATCCAGCATGGTATTAAAAAAGAAAGAATTTTTCAACCCTATGATGTAAATCATCCTGCGCTTTTAAGTGAGCTCAAGAAGTTTGAACCTGAAGTTATTCTTTTAACAGATTTCGGTCAGATCCTTGGCAAGGAGCTTCTTTCTTTGCCCAAAAATGGAGCTATAAATCTTCATCCTTCCCTTTTGCCTAAGTATAGGGGTGCTGCTCCCTTAGAAAGAGCAATGATGGATGGAGAAAAAGAAACAGGTTTTACATTTTTTATAATGGATGAAGGTATAGATACAGGGAAAATAATTTATCAGGAAAAAATTGAAATAGGAGAAAAAACAAGAGGGGAAATAGAATCAATAATAGCTGAAAAGGCTATAAGCATTTTCCCTGAAATATACAGTAAGTATAAAAAGGGGGAAATAAAACCAAAACCTCAGAAAGGAGAAAGTTCTTATGCTAAAAAAATTGAGGAGGATGAACTCTGGATTTACTGGAAAAAAGATGCTTTTCTTGTTATGAGACACATTCATGCTCTATCACCCAATCCTGGTGCAAGAACTCATTTTGATGGTAAGTATATAAAAATATATAGAGTTAGAGAAGTTCCTGATTATAATGGTCCTATAGGTAAGATAATTGTTGATAGTTCAAGACTCTTTGTTTTATGTGGGAAAGGTGCTGTGGAAATACTTGAACTCCAGCCTTCAGGAAAAAAGAAGATGTCAGCAAGTGAGTTTGTTCAAGGGTATCATCCTTTCTGGGCAGAATGA
- the def gene encoding peptide deformylase, with translation MKKVLELRYYGDPILREKAEPVKKINEYIKKLAQEMIDTMEFYDGAGLAANQVGEKISLFVVSGKVLGENEKPLIVINPVIIDIWGKSVMEEGCLSIPGIYAEVERPLGVHLKYINIDGEEKDLKAEELLARVIFHEYDHLNGVLFWDRLDRETKRILIAQFRKNFYTREKKIKV, from the coding sequence TTGAAAAAAGTTCTTGAACTTAGGTATTATGGAGATCCAATTTTAAGAGAAAAAGCAGAACCTGTTAAAAAGATAAATGAATATATTAAAAAACTTGCACAGGAAATGATTGATACAATGGAATTTTATGATGGGGCAGGACTTGCTGCAAATCAAGTGGGTGAAAAGATTTCCCTATTTGTTGTTTCAGGAAAGGTTCTTGGTGAGAATGAAAAGCCGCTTATTGTAATAAACCCAGTTATTATTGATATATGGGGGAAAAGTGTTATGGAAGAAGGTTGTCTTTCAATACCAGGGATTTATGCGGAAGTTGAAAGACCTTTAGGTGTTCATTTAAAATATATAAATATAGATGGGGAAGAAAAAGATTTAAAAGCTGAAGAACTTTTAGCAAGGGTTATTTTTCATGAGTATGACCACCTTAATGGAGTTTTGTTTTGGGATAGGCTTGACCGGGAAACAAAAAGAATTTTAATTGCTCAATTTAGAAAGAACTTTTATACAAGGGAAAAGAAAATTAAAGTATAA
- the yajC gene encoding preprotein translocase subunit YajC, with the protein MIFSLISQTGKDTLNPFATFFIFLFPLIFMFVFMYLFFIRPQQKEEKERLKMINSLKKGDKVITLGGIIGTVVKVDDSEVMLRTGPGTLIKFEKNSIRKKIGEVKEVEKSS; encoded by the coding sequence ATGATTTTTAGTTTAATTTCGCAAACCGGTAAAGATACTTTAAACCCTTTTGCTACATTTTTTATTTTTCTTTTTCCCTTAATTTTTATGTTTGTTTTTATGTATCTTTTTTTTATAAGACCGCAGCAAAAGGAAGAAAAGGAAAGATTGAAAATGATAAATTCTTTAAAGAAAGGCGATAAAGTGATAACTCTTGGTGGAATAATAGGAACTGTAGTTAAGGTAGATGATAGTGAGGTTATGTTAAGGACAGGTCCTGGAACACTTATTAAATTTGAAAAAAATTCAATAAGAAAGAAAATAGGGGAGGTAAAAGAAGTTGAAAAAAGTTCTTGA